In a genomic window of Salvelinus fontinalis isolate EN_2023a chromosome 7, ASM2944872v1, whole genome shotgun sequence:
- the mak gene encoding serine/threonine-protein kinase MAK isoform X2: protein MNRYTQLKQLGDGTYGSVLMGKSNESGELVAIKRMKRKFYSWEECMNLREVKSLKKLNHANVVKLKEVIRENDHLYFVFEYMKENLYQLMKDRNKLFPESAIRNISFQILQGLSFIHKHGFFHRDMKPENLLCMGPELVKIADFGLAREIRSRPPYTDYVSTRWYRAPEVLLRSSIYSSPIDMWAVGCIMAELYTLRPLFPGNSEVDEIFKICQVLGTVKKSDWPEGYQLASAMNFRFPQCVPTHLKTLIPNASTEAIALMKDLLMWDPKKRPTAVQALRYPYFQVGQVLGPRPGSEIRKATVRTQSRGSSEPKGELQSSSGDSSARTSQGNHPKASSRHHQAPQQPLQQTDHQIDQTSPHGQVTNSNTKPSVVVGTGSENSAAVGLKSGRRRWGQTVIKATESWDESEPSETSVSHSKKPSLGSEEEKGPKDHSNPQSKEQKPIYSFSTVTKLPSNIKKGQMDSCLPGSSARQHYLSQSRYLPGLIGKNSVDKEPGGPTLRDLWDNTTNVNGKPLGPIGAGLSVTRVNAEDTDNPSDKSTDKSVLKERISDSAKGNFVSTKYNLSGGYVPSFQKKEVGSVGQRIQLAPLAGQHTIDLATPDNKNVKPKPSKTKSTSPMSENTEDYDGWKRRADKPQMKGQDYSALGKTSGNLLTRGPPVQPVHGRVDWASKYGGNR, encoded by the exons AATGAAGAGGAAGTTTTATTCGTGGGAAGAGTGCATGAATCTGAGAGAAGTAAAG TCCCTGAAGAAGCTGAATCATGCCAACGTTGTGAAGTTAAAGGAAGTCATCAGAGAAAACGACCACCTGTACTTTGTCTTTGAATACATGAAAGAAAATCTCTATCAGCTCATGAAGGACAG AAATAAATTGTTCCCTGAATCAGCGATCAGAAACATAAGCTTTCAGATATTACAAGGCCTATCATTTATCCATAAACATG GATTCTTCCACCGGGATATGAAACCTGAAAACCTGCTCTGCATGGGCCCAGAGCTAGTCAAGATAGCCGACTTTGGATTGGCCAGAGAGATCCGCTCCCGCCCCCCATACACGGACTACGTGTCCACAAGATG GTATCGCGCCCCAGAGGTGCTGCTCAGGTCGTCCATCTACAGCTCTCCCATAGACATGTGGGCAGTGGGCTGCATCATGGCTGAGCTCTACACACTTAGGCCTCTGTTCCCCGGGAACAGTGAGGTGGACGAGATCTTCAAGATCTGCCAGGTTCTGGGGACAGTCAAGAAG TCTGACTGGCCGGAGGGATACCAGCTGGCCTCGGCCATGAACTTCCGCTTCCCTCAGTGTGTGCCCACCCACCTGAAGACCCTCATCCCCAACGCCAGCACAGAGGCCATCGCCCTGATGAAGGACCTGCTCATGTGGGACCCTAAGAAGAGACCCACGGCCGTACAG GCTCTGCGGTACCCTTACTTCCAGGTGGGTCAGGTGTTGGGGCCTCGGCCCGGGAGTGAGATACGCAAGGCCACGGTGAGGACACAATCCCGAGGCTCATCAGAGCCCAAAGGTGAGCTGCAGTCCTCTTCAGGAGACTCTTCTGCCCGGACGTCTCAGGGCAACCACCCCAAAGCTTCCAGCAGACACCACCAGGCCCCCCAACAGCCCCTCCAGCAGACAGACCATCAGATTGACCAGACATCTCCACATGGCCAAGTCACTAACTCCAACACG AAGCCATCTGTCGTGGTGGGGACTGGGAGTGAGAACAGTGCAGCGGTGGGTCTGAAGAGCGGGCGGAGGCGTTGGGGCCAGACAGTGATAAAGGCAACAGAGAGCTGGGATGAGTCAGAACCTTCTGAGACCTCCGTGTCCCACTCCAAGAAACCCAGCCTGGGATCAGAGGAGGAGAAGGGCCCAAAGGACCATAGTAATCCACA ATCTAAAGAGCAAAAACCGATATACTCGTTCAGCACTGTTACTAAGTTACCAAGCAATATTAAGAAGGGCCAAATGGACTCCTGTCTCCCGGGCTCCTCAGCAAGACAACATTACCTTAGTCAATCAAGATATCTGCCTG GGTTGATCGGCAAGAACTCTGTAGACAAGGAGCCCGGTGGGCCGACACTTCGAGATCTGTGGGACAACACCACCAATGTCAACGGTAAACCCCTCGGCCCCATTGGAGCTGGTTTGTCCGTCACCAGAGTCAACGCAG AAGACACTGATAACCCTTCTGATAAATCTACGGATAAATCTGTTCTAAAAGAAAGAATATCTGATTCAGCTAAAG GAAACTTTGTCAGTACAAAGTACAATCTGTCTGGAGGTTATGTTCCCTCCTTTCAGAAGAAAGAGGTCGGCTCTGTGGGTCAAAGGATCCAGCTTGCTCCTCTTGCCGGCCAGCACACAA TTGATCTTGCTACTCCTGATAACAAAAATGTCAAACCAAAACCTTCAAAGACAAAGTCCACCTCGCCCATGAGTGAAAACACTGAAG ATTATGATGGCTGGAAAAGAAGGGCGGACAAGCCTCAAATGAAAGGCCAGGACTACTCTGCCCTGGGGAAAACCTCTGGCAACCTTCTGACTAGAGGTCCACCTGTACAGCCAGTCCATGGGAGGGTAGACTGGGCATCCAAGTACGGAGGCAATCGGTAG
- the mak gene encoding serine/threonine-protein kinase MAK isoform X4 codes for MNRYTQLKQLGDGTYGSVLMGKSNESGELVAIKRMKRKFYSWEECMNLREVKSLKKLNHANVVKLKEVIRENDHLYFVFEYMKENLYQLMKDRENKMFTENEIRNIMFQVLSGMAFVHKHGFFHRDMKPENLLCMGPELVKIADFGLAREIRSRPPYTDYVSTRWYRAPEVLLRSSIYSSPIDMWAVGCIMAELYTLRPLFPGNSEVDEIFKICQVLGTVKKSDWPEGYQLASAMNFRFPQCVPTHLKTLIPNASTEAIALMKDLLMWDPKKRPTAVQALRYPYFQVGQVLGPRPGSEIRKATVRTQSRGSSEPKGELQSSSGDSSARTSQGNHPKASSRHHQAPQQPLQQTDHQIDQTSPHGQVTNSNTKPSVVVGTGSENSAAVGLKSGRRRWGQTVIKATESWDESEPSETSVSHSKKPSLGSEEEKGPKDHSNPQSKEQKPIYSFSTVTKLPSNIKKGQMDSCLPGSSARQHYLSQSRYLPGLIGKNSVDKEPGGPTLRDLWDNTTNVNGKPLGPIGAGLSVTRVNAEDTDNPSDKSTDKSVLKERISDSAKGNFVSTKYNLSGGYVPSFQKKEVGSVGQRIQLAPLAGQHTNYDGWKRRADKPQMKGQDYSALGKTSGNLLTRGPPVQPVHGRVDWASKYGGNR; via the exons AATGAAGAGGAAGTTTTATTCGTGGGAAGAGTGCATGAATCTGAGAGAAGTAAAG TCCCTGAAGAAGCTGAATCATGCCAACGTTGTGAAGTTAAAGGAAGTCATCAGAGAAAACGACCACCTGTACTTTGTCTTTGAATACATGAAAGAAAATCTCTATCAGCTCATGAAGGACAG GGAAAATAAGATGTTCACTGAGAATGAAATTAGGAACATCATGTTCCAAGTGCTGTCTGGTATGGCGTTTGTGCACAAGCATG GATTCTTCCACCGGGATATGAAACCTGAAAACCTGCTCTGCATGGGCCCAGAGCTAGTCAAGATAGCCGACTTTGGATTGGCCAGAGAGATCCGCTCCCGCCCCCCATACACGGACTACGTGTCCACAAGATG GTATCGCGCCCCAGAGGTGCTGCTCAGGTCGTCCATCTACAGCTCTCCCATAGACATGTGGGCAGTGGGCTGCATCATGGCTGAGCTCTACACACTTAGGCCTCTGTTCCCCGGGAACAGTGAGGTGGACGAGATCTTCAAGATCTGCCAGGTTCTGGGGACAGTCAAGAAG TCTGACTGGCCGGAGGGATACCAGCTGGCCTCGGCCATGAACTTCCGCTTCCCTCAGTGTGTGCCCACCCACCTGAAGACCCTCATCCCCAACGCCAGCACAGAGGCCATCGCCCTGATGAAGGACCTGCTCATGTGGGACCCTAAGAAGAGACCCACGGCCGTACAG GCTCTGCGGTACCCTTACTTCCAGGTGGGTCAGGTGTTGGGGCCTCGGCCCGGGAGTGAGATACGCAAGGCCACGGTGAGGACACAATCCCGAGGCTCATCAGAGCCCAAAGGTGAGCTGCAGTCCTCTTCAGGAGACTCTTCTGCCCGGACGTCTCAGGGCAACCACCCCAAAGCTTCCAGCAGACACCACCAGGCCCCCCAACAGCCCCTCCAGCAGACAGACCATCAGATTGACCAGACATCTCCACATGGCCAAGTCACTAACTCCAACACG AAGCCATCTGTCGTGGTGGGGACTGGGAGTGAGAACAGTGCAGCGGTGGGTCTGAAGAGCGGGCGGAGGCGTTGGGGCCAGACAGTGATAAAGGCAACAGAGAGCTGGGATGAGTCAGAACCTTCTGAGACCTCCGTGTCCCACTCCAAGAAACCCAGCCTGGGATCAGAGGAGGAGAAGGGCCCAAAGGACCATAGTAATCCACA ATCTAAAGAGCAAAAACCGATATACTCGTTCAGCACTGTTACTAAGTTACCAAGCAATATTAAGAAGGGCCAAATGGACTCCTGTCTCCCGGGCTCCTCAGCAAGACAACATTACCTTAGTCAATCAAGATATCTGCCTG GGTTGATCGGCAAGAACTCTGTAGACAAGGAGCCCGGTGGGCCGACACTTCGAGATCTGTGGGACAACACCACCAATGTCAACGGTAAACCCCTCGGCCCCATTGGAGCTGGTTTGTCCGTCACCAGAGTCAACGCAG AAGACACTGATAACCCTTCTGATAAATCTACGGATAAATCTGTTCTAAAAGAAAGAATATCTGATTCAGCTAAAG GAAACTTTGTCAGTACAAAGTACAATCTGTCTGGAGGTTATGTTCCCTCCTTTCAGAAGAAAGAGGTCGGCTCTGTGGGTCAAAGGATCCAGCTTGCTCCTCTTGCCGGCCAGCACACAA ATTATGATGGCTGGAAAAGAAGGGCGGACAAGCCTCAAATGAAAGGCCAGGACTACTCTGCCCTGGGGAAAACCTCTGGCAACCTTCTGACTAGAGGTCCACCTGTACAGCCAGTCCATGGGAGGGTAGACTGGGCATCCAAGTACGGAGGCAATCGGTAG
- the mak gene encoding serine/threonine-protein kinase MAK isoform X3, with product MNRYTQLKQLGDGTYGSVLMGKSNESGELVAIKRMKRKFYSWEECMNLREVKSLKKLNHANVVKLKEVIRENDHLYFVFEYMKENLYQLMKDRENKMFTENEIRNIMFQVLSGMAFVHKHGFFHRDMKPENLLCMGPELVKIADFGLAREIRSRPPYTDYVSTRWYRAPEVLLRSSIYSSPIDMWAVGCIMAELYTLRPLFPGNSEVDEIFKICQVLGTVKKSDWPEGYQLASAMNFRFPQCVPTHLKTLIPNASTEAIALMKDLLMWDPKKRPTAVQALRYPYFQVGQVLGPRPGSEIRKATVRTQSRGSSEPKGELQSSSGDSSARTSQGNHPKASSRHHQAPQQPLQQTDHQIDQTSPHGQVTNSNTKPSVVVGTGSENSAAVGLKSGRRRWGQTVIKATESWDESEPSETSVSHSKKPSLGSEEEKGPKDHSNPQSKEQKPIYSFSTVTKLPSNIKKGQMDSCLPGSSARQHYLSQSRYLPGLIGKNSVDKEPGGPTLRDLWDNTTNVNGKPLGPIGAGLSVTRVNAGNFVSTKYNLSGGYVPSFQKKEVGSVGQRIQLAPLAGQHTIDLATPDNKNVKPKPSKTKSTSPMSENTEDYDGWKRRADKPQMKGQDYSALGKTSGNLLTRGPPVQPVHGRVDWASKYGGNR from the exons AATGAAGAGGAAGTTTTATTCGTGGGAAGAGTGCATGAATCTGAGAGAAGTAAAG TCCCTGAAGAAGCTGAATCATGCCAACGTTGTGAAGTTAAAGGAAGTCATCAGAGAAAACGACCACCTGTACTTTGTCTTTGAATACATGAAAGAAAATCTCTATCAGCTCATGAAGGACAG GGAAAATAAGATGTTCACTGAGAATGAAATTAGGAACATCATGTTCCAAGTGCTGTCTGGTATGGCGTTTGTGCACAAGCATG GATTCTTCCACCGGGATATGAAACCTGAAAACCTGCTCTGCATGGGCCCAGAGCTAGTCAAGATAGCCGACTTTGGATTGGCCAGAGAGATCCGCTCCCGCCCCCCATACACGGACTACGTGTCCACAAGATG GTATCGCGCCCCAGAGGTGCTGCTCAGGTCGTCCATCTACAGCTCTCCCATAGACATGTGGGCAGTGGGCTGCATCATGGCTGAGCTCTACACACTTAGGCCTCTGTTCCCCGGGAACAGTGAGGTGGACGAGATCTTCAAGATCTGCCAGGTTCTGGGGACAGTCAAGAAG TCTGACTGGCCGGAGGGATACCAGCTGGCCTCGGCCATGAACTTCCGCTTCCCTCAGTGTGTGCCCACCCACCTGAAGACCCTCATCCCCAACGCCAGCACAGAGGCCATCGCCCTGATGAAGGACCTGCTCATGTGGGACCCTAAGAAGAGACCCACGGCCGTACAG GCTCTGCGGTACCCTTACTTCCAGGTGGGTCAGGTGTTGGGGCCTCGGCCCGGGAGTGAGATACGCAAGGCCACGGTGAGGACACAATCCCGAGGCTCATCAGAGCCCAAAGGTGAGCTGCAGTCCTCTTCAGGAGACTCTTCTGCCCGGACGTCTCAGGGCAACCACCCCAAAGCTTCCAGCAGACACCACCAGGCCCCCCAACAGCCCCTCCAGCAGACAGACCATCAGATTGACCAGACATCTCCACATGGCCAAGTCACTAACTCCAACACG AAGCCATCTGTCGTGGTGGGGACTGGGAGTGAGAACAGTGCAGCGGTGGGTCTGAAGAGCGGGCGGAGGCGTTGGGGCCAGACAGTGATAAAGGCAACAGAGAGCTGGGATGAGTCAGAACCTTCTGAGACCTCCGTGTCCCACTCCAAGAAACCCAGCCTGGGATCAGAGGAGGAGAAGGGCCCAAAGGACCATAGTAATCCACA ATCTAAAGAGCAAAAACCGATATACTCGTTCAGCACTGTTACTAAGTTACCAAGCAATATTAAGAAGGGCCAAATGGACTCCTGTCTCCCGGGCTCCTCAGCAAGACAACATTACCTTAGTCAATCAAGATATCTGCCTG GGTTGATCGGCAAGAACTCTGTAGACAAGGAGCCCGGTGGGCCGACACTTCGAGATCTGTGGGACAACACCACCAATGTCAACGGTAAACCCCTCGGCCCCATTGGAGCTGGTTTGTCCGTCACCAGAGTCAACGCAG GAAACTTTGTCAGTACAAAGTACAATCTGTCTGGAGGTTATGTTCCCTCCTTTCAGAAGAAAGAGGTCGGCTCTGTGGGTCAAAGGATCCAGCTTGCTCCTCTTGCCGGCCAGCACACAA TTGATCTTGCTACTCCTGATAACAAAAATGTCAAACCAAAACCTTCAAAGACAAAGTCCACCTCGCCCATGAGTGAAAACACTGAAG ATTATGATGGCTGGAAAAGAAGGGCGGACAAGCCTCAAATGAAAGGCCAGGACTACTCTGCCCTGGGGAAAACCTCTGGCAACCTTCTGACTAGAGGTCCACCTGTACAGCCAGTCCATGGGAGGGTAGACTGGGCATCCAAGTACGGAGGCAATCGGTAG
- the mak gene encoding serine/threonine-protein kinase MAK isoform X1 — MNRYTQLKQLGDGTYGSVLMGKSNESGELVAIKRMKRKFYSWEECMNLREVKSLKKLNHANVVKLKEVIRENDHLYFVFEYMKENLYQLMKDRENKMFTENEIRNIMFQVLSGMAFVHKHGFFHRDMKPENLLCMGPELVKIADFGLAREIRSRPPYTDYVSTRWYRAPEVLLRSSIYSSPIDMWAVGCIMAELYTLRPLFPGNSEVDEIFKICQVLGTVKKSDWPEGYQLASAMNFRFPQCVPTHLKTLIPNASTEAIALMKDLLMWDPKKRPTAVQALRYPYFQVGQVLGPRPGSEIRKATVRTQSRGSSEPKGELQSSSGDSSARTSQGNHPKASSRHHQAPQQPLQQTDHQIDQTSPHGQVTNSNTKPSVVVGTGSENSAAVGLKSGRRRWGQTVIKATESWDESEPSETSVSHSKKPSLGSEEEKGPKDHSNPQSKEQKPIYSFSTVTKLPSNIKKGQMDSCLPGSSARQHYLSQSRYLPGLIGKNSVDKEPGGPTLRDLWDNTTNVNGKPLGPIGAGLSVTRVNAEDTDNPSDKSTDKSVLKERISDSAKGNFVSTKYNLSGGYVPSFQKKEVGSVGQRIQLAPLAGQHTIDLATPDNKNVKPKPSKTKSTSPMSENTEDYDGWKRRADKPQMKGQDYSALGKTSGNLLTRGPPVQPVHGRVDWASKYGGNR; from the exons AATGAAGAGGAAGTTTTATTCGTGGGAAGAGTGCATGAATCTGAGAGAAGTAAAG TCCCTGAAGAAGCTGAATCATGCCAACGTTGTGAAGTTAAAGGAAGTCATCAGAGAAAACGACCACCTGTACTTTGTCTTTGAATACATGAAAGAAAATCTCTATCAGCTCATGAAGGACAG GGAAAATAAGATGTTCACTGAGAATGAAATTAGGAACATCATGTTCCAAGTGCTGTCTGGTATGGCGTTTGTGCACAAGCATG GATTCTTCCACCGGGATATGAAACCTGAAAACCTGCTCTGCATGGGCCCAGAGCTAGTCAAGATAGCCGACTTTGGATTGGCCAGAGAGATCCGCTCCCGCCCCCCATACACGGACTACGTGTCCACAAGATG GTATCGCGCCCCAGAGGTGCTGCTCAGGTCGTCCATCTACAGCTCTCCCATAGACATGTGGGCAGTGGGCTGCATCATGGCTGAGCTCTACACACTTAGGCCTCTGTTCCCCGGGAACAGTGAGGTGGACGAGATCTTCAAGATCTGCCAGGTTCTGGGGACAGTCAAGAAG TCTGACTGGCCGGAGGGATACCAGCTGGCCTCGGCCATGAACTTCCGCTTCCCTCAGTGTGTGCCCACCCACCTGAAGACCCTCATCCCCAACGCCAGCACAGAGGCCATCGCCCTGATGAAGGACCTGCTCATGTGGGACCCTAAGAAGAGACCCACGGCCGTACAG GCTCTGCGGTACCCTTACTTCCAGGTGGGTCAGGTGTTGGGGCCTCGGCCCGGGAGTGAGATACGCAAGGCCACGGTGAGGACACAATCCCGAGGCTCATCAGAGCCCAAAGGTGAGCTGCAGTCCTCTTCAGGAGACTCTTCTGCCCGGACGTCTCAGGGCAACCACCCCAAAGCTTCCAGCAGACACCACCAGGCCCCCCAACAGCCCCTCCAGCAGACAGACCATCAGATTGACCAGACATCTCCACATGGCCAAGTCACTAACTCCAACACG AAGCCATCTGTCGTGGTGGGGACTGGGAGTGAGAACAGTGCAGCGGTGGGTCTGAAGAGCGGGCGGAGGCGTTGGGGCCAGACAGTGATAAAGGCAACAGAGAGCTGGGATGAGTCAGAACCTTCTGAGACCTCCGTGTCCCACTCCAAGAAACCCAGCCTGGGATCAGAGGAGGAGAAGGGCCCAAAGGACCATAGTAATCCACA ATCTAAAGAGCAAAAACCGATATACTCGTTCAGCACTGTTACTAAGTTACCAAGCAATATTAAGAAGGGCCAAATGGACTCCTGTCTCCCGGGCTCCTCAGCAAGACAACATTACCTTAGTCAATCAAGATATCTGCCTG GGTTGATCGGCAAGAACTCTGTAGACAAGGAGCCCGGTGGGCCGACACTTCGAGATCTGTGGGACAACACCACCAATGTCAACGGTAAACCCCTCGGCCCCATTGGAGCTGGTTTGTCCGTCACCAGAGTCAACGCAG AAGACACTGATAACCCTTCTGATAAATCTACGGATAAATCTGTTCTAAAAGAAAGAATATCTGATTCAGCTAAAG GAAACTTTGTCAGTACAAAGTACAATCTGTCTGGAGGTTATGTTCCCTCCTTTCAGAAGAAAGAGGTCGGCTCTGTGGGTCAAAGGATCCAGCTTGCTCCTCTTGCCGGCCAGCACACAA TTGATCTTGCTACTCCTGATAACAAAAATGTCAAACCAAAACCTTCAAAGACAAAGTCCACCTCGCCCATGAGTGAAAACACTGAAG ATTATGATGGCTGGAAAAGAAGGGCGGACAAGCCTCAAATGAAAGGCCAGGACTACTCTGCCCTGGGGAAAACCTCTGGCAACCTTCTGACTAGAGGTCCACCTGTACAGCCAGTCCATGGGAGGGTAGACTGGGCATCCAAGTACGGAGGCAATCGGTAG
- the mak gene encoding serine/threonine-protein kinase MAK isoform X6: protein MNRYTQLKQLGDGTYGSVLMGKSNESGELVAIKRMKRKFYSWEECMNLREVKSLKKLNHANVVKLKEVIRENDHLYFVFEYMKENLYQLMKDRNKLFPESAIRNISFQILQGLSFIHKHGFFHRDMKPENLLCMGPELVKIADFGLAREIRSRPPYTDYVSTRWYRAPEVLLRSSIYSSPIDMWAVGCIMAELYTLRPLFPGNSEVDEIFKICQVLGTVKKSDWPEGYQLASAMNFRFPQCVPTHLKTLIPNASTEAIALMKDLLMWDPKKRPTAVQALRYPYFQVGQVLGPRPGSEIRKATVRTQSRGSSEPKGELQSSSGDSSARTSQGNHPKASSRHHQAPQQPLQQTDHQIDQTSPHGQVTNSNTKPSVVVGTGSENSAAVGLKSGRRRWGQTVIKATESWDESEPSETSVSHSKKPSLGSEEEKGPKDHSNPQSKEQKPIYSFSTVTKLPSNIKKGQMDSCLPGSSARQHYLSQSRYLPGLIGKNSVDKEPGGPTLRDLWDNTTNVNGKPLGPIGAGLSVTRVNAGNFVSTKYNLSGGYVPSFQKKEVGSVGQRIQLAPLAGQHTNYDGWKRRADKPQMKGQDYSALGKTSGNLLTRGPPVQPVHGRVDWASKYGGNR from the exons AATGAAGAGGAAGTTTTATTCGTGGGAAGAGTGCATGAATCTGAGAGAAGTAAAG TCCCTGAAGAAGCTGAATCATGCCAACGTTGTGAAGTTAAAGGAAGTCATCAGAGAAAACGACCACCTGTACTTTGTCTTTGAATACATGAAAGAAAATCTCTATCAGCTCATGAAGGACAG AAATAAATTGTTCCCTGAATCAGCGATCAGAAACATAAGCTTTCAGATATTACAAGGCCTATCATTTATCCATAAACATG GATTCTTCCACCGGGATATGAAACCTGAAAACCTGCTCTGCATGGGCCCAGAGCTAGTCAAGATAGCCGACTTTGGATTGGCCAGAGAGATCCGCTCCCGCCCCCCATACACGGACTACGTGTCCACAAGATG GTATCGCGCCCCAGAGGTGCTGCTCAGGTCGTCCATCTACAGCTCTCCCATAGACATGTGGGCAGTGGGCTGCATCATGGCTGAGCTCTACACACTTAGGCCTCTGTTCCCCGGGAACAGTGAGGTGGACGAGATCTTCAAGATCTGCCAGGTTCTGGGGACAGTCAAGAAG TCTGACTGGCCGGAGGGATACCAGCTGGCCTCGGCCATGAACTTCCGCTTCCCTCAGTGTGTGCCCACCCACCTGAAGACCCTCATCCCCAACGCCAGCACAGAGGCCATCGCCCTGATGAAGGACCTGCTCATGTGGGACCCTAAGAAGAGACCCACGGCCGTACAG GCTCTGCGGTACCCTTACTTCCAGGTGGGTCAGGTGTTGGGGCCTCGGCCCGGGAGTGAGATACGCAAGGCCACGGTGAGGACACAATCCCGAGGCTCATCAGAGCCCAAAGGTGAGCTGCAGTCCTCTTCAGGAGACTCTTCTGCCCGGACGTCTCAGGGCAACCACCCCAAAGCTTCCAGCAGACACCACCAGGCCCCCCAACAGCCCCTCCAGCAGACAGACCATCAGATTGACCAGACATCTCCACATGGCCAAGTCACTAACTCCAACACG AAGCCATCTGTCGTGGTGGGGACTGGGAGTGAGAACAGTGCAGCGGTGGGTCTGAAGAGCGGGCGGAGGCGTTGGGGCCAGACAGTGATAAAGGCAACAGAGAGCTGGGATGAGTCAGAACCTTCTGAGACCTCCGTGTCCCACTCCAAGAAACCCAGCCTGGGATCAGAGGAGGAGAAGGGCCCAAAGGACCATAGTAATCCACA ATCTAAAGAGCAAAAACCGATATACTCGTTCAGCACTGTTACTAAGTTACCAAGCAATATTAAGAAGGGCCAAATGGACTCCTGTCTCCCGGGCTCCTCAGCAAGACAACATTACCTTAGTCAATCAAGATATCTGCCTG GGTTGATCGGCAAGAACTCTGTAGACAAGGAGCCCGGTGGGCCGACACTTCGAGATCTGTGGGACAACACCACCAATGTCAACGGTAAACCCCTCGGCCCCATTGGAGCTGGTTTGTCCGTCACCAGAGTCAACGCAG GAAACTTTGTCAGTACAAAGTACAATCTGTCTGGAGGTTATGTTCCCTCCTTTCAGAAGAAAGAGGTCGGCTCTGTGGGTCAAAGGATCCAGCTTGCTCCTCTTGCCGGCCAGCACACAA ATTATGATGGCTGGAAAAGAAGGGCGGACAAGCCTCAAATGAAAGGCCAGGACTACTCTGCCCTGGGGAAAACCTCTGGCAACCTTCTGACTAGAGGTCCACCTGTACAGCCAGTCCATGGGAGGGTAGACTGGGCATCCAAGTACGGAGGCAATCGGTAG